The DNA region GCtcgttataaaaaaataaaagacaaagaCGCTCATTATGCATTacgaaatgctttaattaatcatttatgGGATGAATATGGTCGTTCAAATATTTGAAGTTGTATTTGtgcaatgttatttaatttaatgtcatgtattaattttatttcaccaattgaaattatttttatttcaattcGTATAATATAgatttcaataatatatttaaaataattaaattaatcatttttgtaatattatcacatttattaaaaatataatattaaatatattcaatataaaatgtaattataattatatcactaaatttaaaaaatatatatttaataacttataaaaaaatgaaataaataaaataaaaagggtAGGATTTGAAGTAGATGAGTTGGATATGAACATTGTATTTGGTACAAAAACTGCACTATTTTAGAGTAAagctttttaaaataaaattttgggttGGAGATGACCTAACTACCTATATGTATAATGAAGTAGATGTAGAAAATGTACTTACATCTTTGACATCTTCATCACTCGCAAAGCCCAATTTCAACATGGTGGCTCCGACAAACACCGCAGCCTTTATCTTCCTCCCAAACTTGTGAATCGCGTCGCTCACACTAAGCCCTCCAGCACTGTGCCCCACCAAAATCACCTGCAAGTTCCAAAAAACCCATCTCCAATCATGCAGAAAAAACACACACTACACCCGTATCTGTGCGTGTGCAGAAATGGTGCTGAACCTGCTGACCATCTTCCAAGGACTGAAGGAATTCAACAAGTGGCCTGTTGTAATCTTGAAACGAGAGAACTGTGTTAGGATCGGTGTGGTCGATTCCGGCACTTGCGAGATCGAGGCATGTGACTCTGTGGCCTGAATTCTCCATCACACACTTGATCTTGTACCAGCACCAGGCGCCGCCACCGATTCCATGGATCAGCACGAAGTGTTCTTCCTGGGTAGGTGTGATTGCTGTTTGCAAGCTGTTTTCTTTGATTTCTAGGAGCCCTTCTGCTAATTCTTCTCCCATTAATGGTTTTCTGATTCAAAAGAACAGATTAATTGAGAaacttgttatattatatgtttgtaTTTGGAGTTGCGTGGATtcctatgtatgtatgtatatatgtttgTTTTTGGAGTTGTGTGTTATGTACACATTCAATCTTGGACATGTATACGGTCAATTTATAAAAAGAATGGTGGATATAAATTTCAGACGATCTTctcattttatatatattatattatttacatgACCTTTTCTAACTCTATAAATTATAATGttatttccaaaaaaataaattataatgttATTCTAAGATTGCAGGCCGACAACCcatgttttttatgatttattaaaataaaaatgtcactaatttgaaaaataaaataaataaacttgtcACAGGTCGTTTTCTAGACACGAAGTATGGCCATCCAGCTGTTTCCATTAATCTATAAATATTATAGTGCCAAAAATTATTTtggattatatatattatagagCTTAATTAAAAAGAATTCCTGCCGTTTCTCCACTTTGAAGCTCCggattaatttttaaattttatggaaaaattataattttggttATGGCTTTATTGTGATGCAGgttctttaaataattaaaatgcaatattatttcattatatttgtatttttttattatagtgTAAATTTTTACTATTTTCGTTGATATGGAAAATATCATTGCTGACATAGACCCCAttgaaaataaaagatatgggataagactttg from Primulina tabacum isolate GXHZ01 chromosome 14, ASM2559414v2, whole genome shotgun sequence includes:
- the LOC142525243 gene encoding methylesterase 17-like isoform X1, producing the protein MGEELAEGLLEIKENSLQTAITPTQEEHFVLIHGIGGGAWCWYKIKCVMENSGHRVTCLDLASAGIDHTDPNTVLSFQDYNRPLVEFLQSLEDGQQVILVGHSAGGLSVSDAIHKFGRKIKAAVFVGATMLKLGFASDEDVKDGVPDVSEFGKLDEVYDIWFGLGQDHPPTSVMVKKQLQRKLIYHMSPQEDSCLAAMLLKPGPIQALQFATFTETEDSDKVPRIYIKTSRDRILRSYQQDAMIKKWTPSEVYALESDHSPFFSAPLLLIDLLVKVAVSHGSGE
- the LOC142525243 gene encoding methylesterase 17-like isoform X2 — its product is MGEELAEGLLEIKENSLQTAITPTQEEHFVLIHGIGGGAWCWYKIKCVMENSGHRVTCLDLASAGIDHTDPNTVLSFQDYNRPLVEFLQSLEDGQQVILVGHSAGGLSVSDAIHKFGRKIKAAVFVGATMLKLGFASDEDVKDDSCLAAMLLKPGPIQALQFATFTETEDSDKVPRIYIKTSRDRILRSYQQDAMIKKWTPSEVYALESDHSPFFSAPLLLIDLLVKVAVSHGSGE